Proteins encoded together in one Triticum dicoccoides isolate Atlit2015 ecotype Zavitan chromosome 7B, WEW_v2.0, whole genome shotgun sequence window:
- the LOC119337903 gene encoding NADH dehydrogenase [ubiquinone] 1 beta subcomplex subunit 9-like translates to MSTTAGYLARRAGQKERVRLLYRRALKDTLNWAVHRHLFYQDASELRDKFEANRNVENLDVIDRLIEDAEAQQRNFQHPDPYIVPWAPGGTKFTRNPPPPEGIEIIYNYGKEDQ, encoded by the exons ATGTCGACGACGGCGGGGTACCTGGCGCGGCGCGCGGGCCAGAAGGAGCGGGTGCGGCTGCTCTACCGCCGCGCGCTCAAGGACACCCTCAACTGGGCCGTCCACCGCCACCTCTTCTACCAGGAC GCGTCCGAGCTCAGGGACAAGTTCGAGGCCAACAGAAATGTG gAGAACCTGGACGTGATCGATAGGCTCATCGAGGACGCGGAGGCGCAGCAGAGGAACTTCCAGCACCCGGATCCTTACATTG TTCCATGGGCTCCTGGTGGCACTAAATTCACAAGGAACCCTCCTCCACCTGAAGGG ATTGAGATTATCTACAACTATGGCAAAGAAGACCAATGA